The segment CAGCGGCGTAGAATCTCGCCCCGGAGGTTCCCCCATGCGTTCCGCACTCCTGCTTTGCATCCTTGCCCTCACCTTGAACGCAGCGGCCCAGGCGCCGAGCAAGCCGGCGGCCAAGCCGGCGGCCAAGCCCGCGAAAGCGCCGGCCGCGAAGGCCGTCAAAGTCTCGGCGGAAGGCCAAGCCTGCCTGGATTGTCACAGCAACAGCACGCCGGGAGTGGTGGCGCAGTGGAAGGGCAGCGCCCACGCCGCCAACAGCGTGGACTGCTATTCCTGCCACAAGGCCAGCGAGAAAGACCCGGCGGTGTTCGACCACTACGGGCACCGCATCGCGGTGATCGTGACGCCGAACTATTGCGGGCGGTGTCATGCGGCTGAGGTGGAGCAGTTCGAGAAGAGCCATCACGCCAGCGCCGCCAAGTTCATCGGGTCGTTGGACAACACCTTGGGGGAGATCGTGGAGGGCGGCCCGGCGGCGGCCAACGGCTGCCGGCAGTGTCACGGCAGCGAGGTGAAGTACATCAAGGACGGCAAGTTCGACCCAGCTACCTGGCCCAACAGCGGCATTGGACGGATCAATCCGGACGGCAGCCTGGGGACCTGCGCCGCCTGCCACGGGCGGCACTCGTTCAGCTCGGCGCTGGCGCGGCAGCCGGAGAACTGCGGCAAATGCCATATGGGCCCCGACCATCCGCAGGCCGAGATCTACACCGAGTCGAAGCACGGCATCCAGTTCCGGGCCAACATCGGGAAGATGAACCTGGAATCGAAGTCGTGGGTGGTGGGCAAGGACTATTCGGCGGCGCCCACCTGCGCCACCTGCCACATGAGCGCCACCAGCACGCAGAAGATCACGCACGACGTGGGCGACCGCATCAGCTACACCCTGCGCCCGGTGGTGAGTATCCACCTGCCGAACTGGGAGAAGCGGCGGGCGGCGATGCAGGATGTGTGCGGCAACTGCCATGCGACCGGCTGGGTGGAGAACTTCTACAAGCAGTATGACGGGACGGTGGAGCTGTACAACGAGAAGTTCGGCAAGCCGGCCAAGGCCATCATGGACAAGCTGCGCGCCGACAAGAAGCTGACGCCCACGCCGTTCGACGAGCACATCGAATGGATCTTCTACGAGCTGTGGCACCACCAGGGACGCCGCGCCCGCATGGGCACCGCCATGATGGGGCCGGATTACACCCAGTGGCACGGCTTCTACGAGGTGGCCAAGACCTTCTACACCGAGTTCATTCCGGAGGCCGAGCGGCTGGAGCCGGGCGTGACCGCCGAGGTCATGAAGAGCGACTATCACAAGTGGCACGAAGGCCTGACCCCGGAGCAGATCCAGCAGCAGATCGAGTTCTACAAGAAGCGGTATAACCAGTAGGAGGCAGGAGGCAGGAGGCAGGAGGCAGAAGGCAGAAGGCAGGAGGCAGGGGGCCATCGTCCGGGAGTAACCCAAGGGCATGGCCCTTGGGGAGCTTCCCTGGGTCGGGATGACACGGTAATGTGTCCCCCATGGCACATTTCCCCAAAGCACACCCCTGTCAGCGGGCTCCCCGCGCCAGGCTCGCAGCGGCCACGCGAATCACCCTGGTGTACGGTGATGGGCGGCGCACGCAAGGGCGTTTGCACACCGTCTCGGAGACTGGCGGATGCGCCGGCCTGGAGATGCAATTGCCGGCCTCGACGCTGGTGAACATCGAGCTGCGGACCTCGGCCGGCCCGGTCAACGCCATCGCGGAGATGCTGCAGCCGCTGGACGCGGCCCGCCAGCCCTTCCGCTTCCTGGCCATCGATGAGGACGACCGCGGCCGCCTGCAGCAGATGGTGAAGTGATAAGACCCTAGCTTTTCGCCAGGAGCCGCCCTGCCGGGCGGCTTTTGCATGTCTGGAGAACCGAGGCTCAGGCGCTCTGGGCACGGGTGGGCGCGAGACTGCGCTCCAGGAGCAGCAGGAGATCGCCGGCGGTGGCGGGGCGGCGGGCGCGGTCGGTGGCGAAGGCGGCGGCAAAGAATCCCGGCAGGGAGGATGGAGCGTCGGGGAGCGTTTCGGCCAGGGGGCGGTAGCGTCCCTCGAGTACCGCCGAGTGGACAGCGGCGATGGTGGAAGCGGCGAAGGGATGCACTCCGCTCAGCATCTCGTAGCTGATGACCGCGAGGGCCCAGAGGTCCCAGGAGGGCTCAACCAGCTCTCCTTTCAACTGCTCCGGGCACATGTACTGGGCGGTGCCAAGCAGGATGCCGTCACCGGTGTCGGCCGTGGGCATGGCGGTATCGGGCGTCCGGGCCAGCAGCTTGGCGACGCCGAAGTCGAGCACCTTGGGAACATCGGCCGATTCGGCGCGGGCCAGGAAGATGTTCTCCGGCTTCAGATCGCGATGGATGAGGCCGCGCTTGTGAGCGGCTTCGACAGCAGCGCAGACGCCGCGCAGGATGTCGAGGGCGCGCGCGGCGGGGAGACGGCCGCCATGCAGCAACTGCTGGCGAAGCGTCTTGCCGACGAGCAGCTCCATCACCAGGAAGGCGCCGCGGCCGCTCTCGATGCCGAAATCGTGGATGGCGACCAGGTTGGGATGAGTGACCGAAGCCGACATGCGGGATTCGCGGCGGAAGCGCTCGGCGGCCTCGGGGTTGGCGATCAGGTCTTCGCGCAGCATCTTGATGGCGACCTCGCGGTCGAGGGCGGTGTCGGTGGCGCGATAGACGGTGCCCATGCCGCCGCGTCCCAGGCGCTTGGCCAGCCGGTAGCGTCCGGCAAGAGTGCGGGGAAAAGGCATGGGAGTGAGCTGGGAGCCGTCGGAGGCGCAGCGCGAGATGCCGGAGTCGTAACACTCGCCGCACTCGCCGCACTCAACGTAACCGCCGCGTGCCGGAGCGGTTGCGGGACGTTCGAGCAACAGAGCCAGGGCGCCGGCGATGGCCAGCAGGAGTTCCTGGTCTTCGCTGCTGTAAGGCTCCTCGGAACGCTTGGGGCCGAAGACCAGCAGGGCCTCGCAGGCGTCGGCGGACATGGCGACGGGAACGAGCAGCTCGATGCGGGCCTGGCGGAGAAAGTCGGTCTCCTCATGGGGCAGTTGGGCGCGCAGCCAGCTGGATTCGGAGGCCGTGGTGTGCAGCGGCTTGCCGAGCACGCGCATCATCCCCACCAGCTTGCTGTTGGCGTCTACCGCCCCGACGGCCACGCCCGCTGGAGCCGAGGCTATGCAGCGATAGCGATCCTCGCCGGGCCCGCGAACCAGGAGAGCGACGAATTCAGGATGCAGCGCCGATTCCATACGAGCCACGGCTCGAGGCGCCTCTTCTTCCAGGCTGGAAGCCTTGCGGATCTCGTCCACCACCTCGTGGAGGACCTGCTGGGCGTTGTAGCGCTCGCGGAAGAAACGGCGGTCCAGCGCCTGCATCCAGCTCTGGCGCTTTACATGCCCGACCGCGGCGAGGATGCCCAAGGTGGCATAGGGCCAGCCGCGCTGGGAGAGCAGCGCGCCCACGGTTTGGTCCTTGTGTAGCACCAAATCGAGCACCAGGATGGCGACCGAGACCGGAACCAGGTAGAGCAGTACTCCGCGGGCGACGGCGTACTGCAGGCCCTGGCGGATCATGATCCGGACGTCAAAGAGCTGGTGCTTCACCAGGGCGTAGGCGAAGCACAGCGGGAAAACGAACATCAGGGCCGGGATCAGGATCTGCATGTCAGGCCGAGCCCAGACCTTGGGAGCGAAGGCGGCGAGCGGGAAGCCGCCAAAGAAAGCGCCCAGACTGATGGCCGCACCGGTGGACAGCAGCCGGATGCGGCGCCGTTCATTGACTTCGCTGCGGCGGTAGCTCCACAGCAAGCAAGCCAATCCCCCCATCACGTACGCGCCCGCCAAGGAAAGCCCAGCAAGGAAACCCACGCGAACCTGCGCATTGGAGAGGTTCAGCTGCAGGCGATGGGGCGCAAACACGAGGCCGAGCCTCCAAAGTGGATTGGCGAGGACGAAGGCAAAGCCGGGAATCGAAAGCCATATCCACTTGGAGCGAGAAAAGACCTGCCGCGGGAAGACGGAGAAAAAAGCAAACACCAGGAACCACCAGGCGCCGTTCGAGATCACATCGGGCACGAGGAATGCGCCCTGCACCGGCCAGGGTAGGTGGCGCCAAACGACGGCTCCCCCGGTGACGATCGGGTGGTACTCACAGGCCAAGGCCGCCAGGAAAAGCGCCCCCACTCGAGCCGCGAGTTCGTGCGGCCGGCTGAATACGATGAAGAACGCCAGCAGCAGTTGCAGCAAGCTGCTCAGAGACCACAGCAAACCGACTACCCGGACGAAGAGAGGAGTGCCCTGGTAACGGCGCAAAAGGGAGAGCGTGGCGTGGACCGTTGTACCGTTGCGGTCGGCCACCACAGGAATGGGGCCAGGGCCCTCCAGGTTCCAAACCGCGATGACGAAATCCAGATTGTTGCGGATAGAAAAATCGCCAATGGAGACGAGCACGTCGCCTGGTTCAAGTCCGGGCGCCTTGGCGCGCCTATCAATACTCTGAATGACGGGAGAGTCCGCCCGACGGTCCAGGTTGAGCCCTGTGGTGCCCCAGCCGAAAAACTCAAAATAGACGAAGTTGAGGCAGAAGTAGCCGAGGAACACGGCGGCACAGGCGTAGATCCACCACGGAGCGCGCGCGCGGAGAGCCATGAGCCGTGGGCCTCCTGATGCCAGCAAGTGCGGCGATTATACCGCCGATGGGAGGTGTAGCCGGAATAGCGCCGGGGCTGTATCCTCGTTCTCCATGCAGGTCAAGGTACTGTTTTTCGGGGTGCTGAAGGAGATGGCGGGCCGGGCCAGCGAAGGGGTGGAGCTGGCCGAGGGCGCCACCCTGTCGGACCTGCTGGAGCGCTACGAGAAGGAAGTGCCGAAGCTGAAGCAGTACCGCGGGTCCATCGCCCTGTCGGTGAATCAGGAGTATGCGGCGGCGAGCACGCGGCTGAAGAATGGCGACGAGATCGGGCTGCTGCCGCCGGTGAGCGGCGGAGCGGACGAGGAGCCGCTGGTGAGGATCGTGCACGAGAGGATCGATCCGCACCAGATCGTGACCCCGCTGGAGCGGCCGGAGGACGGAGCCATCGTGATGTTCGACGGGATCGTGCGCGACAACTCGCGCGGGCGCAGGACGCTGTACCTGGATTACGAAGCCTATGAAGAGATGGCGCTGAAGCAGATGCGCGGGCTGGCGGCACAGGCAAAAGAGAGGTTCGCGATCCGCAACGTGGCCATCGTGCACCGGCTGGGACGGCTGCAGATAAGCGAGAGCAGCGTGTTCATCGCGGTGTTCTCGGCGCACCGCGGGGCGGCCTTCGAGGCCTGCCGCTGGATCATCGACAGCCTGAAGAAGACCGTCCCCATCTGGAAGAAAGAGTACTTCGAGGACGGGGCGGTATGGGCGGACGGTGAGCCCTTCCCGGAGGAAATCCGCCGGGGCGACGGAACCAAGAGGGAGGAGCGGGCATCCAAGTGAGTAGTTCCCCATGAGACTACTTTGGACTGCTCTGGCCGTGCTGTGGTGTGCCTGCGCATGGGCGCAAGCACCGGGCAGCGGGACCGCGGCCGGACAGCCCGCTCCGGCACAGAAGCAGGAGAACATCCCCACCTTTAGAGCCGACGTCAACCTGGTCAACGTGTATGTCACGGTGGCGGACCGGGCGGGCGCGCCGGTGGGCGGGCTGACGGAAGACGATTTCCAGCTCTTCGAAGACGAGGTGCCGCAGAAGATCTCGGTGTTCGCGCGCGAATCGGAGCTGCCGCTCTCCATCGTGGTGGCGCTGGACACCAGCCTGAGCACCCGCAAGGACCTGCAGTTGGAGCTGGCCGCGGCACGCGACTTCGTGAAGTCCATCCTGCGCCCCCAGGACAGGCTGGCGCTCTACCAGTTCTCGCAGGAAGTGCAGGAAGTGGTGCCGTTCACCTCCGACATGAGAAGCATCGACCAGGGGTTGAAACGAGTGCACGTGGGAGCGGCGACGGCGTTGTATGACGCCATCTACCTGGGATCGCGGGCGCTCTCCCGGCGCCAGGGAAGGAAGGTGATGGTGGTGATCACCGATGGGGGCGACACCATGAGCCAGGTGGATTACCAGGAAGCGCTGCGCCAGGCCCAGATCGCCGACACGCTGGTGTACAGCATCATCGACGTCCCCATCGCGGCCAGCGCGGGGCGCAACACCGGCGGTGAGCACGCCCTCATCCAGATCGCCAACGATACCGGCGGAAAGTACTACTACGCCGTTTCCGACGAGGATCTGAAGCGCGCCTTCCAGAAGGTGAGCGAAGAGCTGCGCACCCAATACCTGCTGGGCTACTATCCGT is part of the Terriglobales bacterium genome and harbors:
- a CDS encoding molybdenum cofactor biosynthesis protein MoaE codes for the protein MQVKVLFFGVLKEMAGRASEGVELAEGATLSDLLERYEKEVPKLKQYRGSIALSVNQEYAAASTRLKNGDEIGLLPPVSGGADEEPLVRIVHERIDPHQIVTPLERPEDGAIVMFDGIVRDNSRGRRTLYLDYEAYEEMALKQMRGLAAQAKERFAIRNVAIVHRLGRLQISESSVFIAVFSAHRGAAFEACRWIIDSLKKTVPIWKKEYFEDGAVWADGEPFPEEIRRGDGTKREERASK
- a CDS encoding multiheme c-type cytochrome — protein: MRSALLLCILALTLNAAAQAPSKPAAKPAAKPAKAPAAKAVKVSAEGQACLDCHSNSTPGVVAQWKGSAHAANSVDCYSCHKASEKDPAVFDHYGHRIAVIVTPNYCGRCHAAEVEQFEKSHHASAAKFIGSLDNTLGEIVEGGPAAANGCRQCHGSEVKYIKDGKFDPATWPNSGIGRINPDGSLGTCAACHGRHSFSSALARQPENCGKCHMGPDHPQAEIYTESKHGIQFRANIGKMNLESKSWVVGKDYSAAPTCATCHMSATSTQKITHDVGDRISYTLRPVVSIHLPNWEKRRAAMQDVCGNCHATGWVENFYKQYDGTVELYNEKFGKPAKAIMDKLRADKKLTPTPFDEHIEWIFYELWHHQGRRARMGTAMMGPDYTQWHGFYEVAKTFYTEFIPEAERLEPGVTAEVMKSDYHKWHEGLTPEQIQQQIEFYKKRYNQ
- a CDS encoding protein kinase, whose product is MALRARAPWWIYACAAVFLGYFCLNFVYFEFFGWGTTGLNLDRRADSPVIQSIDRRAKAPGLEPGDVLVSIGDFSIRNNLDFVIAVWNLEGPGPIPVVADRNGTTVHATLSLLRRYQGTPLFVRVVGLLWSLSSLLQLLLAFFIVFSRPHELAARVGALFLAALACEYHPIVTGGAVVWRHLPWPVQGAFLVPDVISNGAWWFLVFAFFSVFPRQVFSRSKWIWLSIPGFAFVLANPLWRLGLVFAPHRLQLNLSNAQVRVGFLAGLSLAGAYVMGGLACLLWSYRRSEVNERRRIRLLSTGAAISLGAFFGGFPLAAFAPKVWARPDMQILIPALMFVFPLCFAYALVKHQLFDVRIMIRQGLQYAVARGVLLYLVPVSVAILVLDLVLHKDQTVGALLSQRGWPYATLGILAAVGHVKRQSWMQALDRRFFRERYNAQQVLHEVVDEIRKASSLEEEAPRAVARMESALHPEFVALLVRGPGEDRYRCIASAPAGVAVGAVDANSKLVGMMRVLGKPLHTTASESSWLRAQLPHEETDFLRQARIELLVPVAMSADACEALLVFGPKRSEEPYSSEDQELLLAIAGALALLLERPATAPARGGYVECGECGECYDSGISRCASDGSQLTPMPFPRTLAGRYRLAKRLGRGGMGTVYRATDTALDREVAIKMLREDLIANPEAAERFRRESRMSASVTHPNLVAIHDFGIESGRGAFLVMELLVGKTLRQQLLHGGRLPAARALDILRGVCAAVEAAHKRGLIHRDLKPENIFLARAESADVPKVLDFGVAKLLARTPDTAMPTADTGDGILLGTAQYMCPEQLKGELVEPSWDLWALAVISYEMLSGVHPFAASTIAAVHSAVLEGRYRPLAETLPDAPSSLPGFFAAAFATDRARRPATAGDLLLLLERSLAPTRAQSA
- a CDS encoding VWA domain-containing protein, whose translation is MRLLWTALAVLWCACAWAQAPGSGTAAGQPAPAQKQENIPTFRADVNLVNVYVTVADRAGAPVGGLTEDDFQLFEDEVPQKISVFARESELPLSIVVALDTSLSTRKDLQLELAAARDFVKSILRPQDRLALYQFSQEVQEVVPFTSDMRSIDQGLKRVHVGAATALYDAIYLGSRALSRRQGRKVMVVITDGGDTMSQVDYQEALRQAQIADTLVYSIIDVPIAASAGRNTGGEHALIQIANDTGGKYYYAVSDEDLKRAFQKVSEELRTQYLLGYYPLKRLTDSDYRRIEVRLKPDAGPRFAGLSPRHRAGYYTSKAE